The window TGCAGGTGGTCAAGGACGCGATCGGCACCAAGGGCATGAAAGTAACGATGGACATTACGCTTCCGGGCCGTTACCTCGTGCTTACGCCTTACCAGACTTTTGTGGGCGTGTCGAAAAATATCGAGGATGACGAGAAACGGCAGAATCTGTCCGACATGGTGGCTCGGCTGGCCGACCGGTATCTTTCGGATATGGGCTGCATCGTGCGCACCGAAGCGGAAGACGCGACTGAAGAGGAGCTTGAGAAAGAGATGAAATATCTCTTCAAGCAGTGGGACTCGATAAAAAAACAGTTCGACACCTGCCGCGCGCCCAAGCTGCTGCATAACGATATGGATCTGGTGCTGGCGGTGACGCGCGATATCATGTCGGAGGATGTGGCGGTCTACATGCTCGACGACGAGCGGGATTACCGCAGCGTGCTCGATTTCGTGACCAAGATCTCGCCGGAACTTTCCAGCCGGATCAAGATGTACGAAGGCAAAACCCCGATTTTCACCGCGTTCGATGTCGACAAGGATATCGATAATCTCCGCCGGGTCAAGCTGGAGCTG of the Elusimicrobiaceae bacterium genome contains:
- a CDS encoding ribonuclease E/G; this encodes MKRQQSSHRPEKVEIIANTSFEETRIAILEDGRLSELLWERRGTLNIVGNIYKAVVENVLPGISSAFVNIGYDKNAYLYISDVIGGDKEPIDKLIRKGEEIMVQVVKDAIGTKGMKVTMDITLPGRYLVLTPYQTFVGVSKNIEDDEKRQNLSDMVARLADRYLSDMGCIVRTEAEDATEEELEKEMKYLFKQWDSIKKQFDTCRAPKLLHNDMDLVLAVTRDIMSEDVAVYMLDDERDYRSVLDFVTKISPELSSRIKMYEGKTPIFTAFDVDKDIDNLRRVKLEL